In Candidatus Margulisiibacteriota bacterium, a single genomic region encodes these proteins:
- a CDS encoding aldolase catalytic domain-containing protein, whose product MYRPEIKVLDCTIRDGGLINECNFEDKFVRAVYRACSLAGVDYIEVGYQADKKFFSPDKYGKWKFCEEADIRKAIDGIESRSKISTMIDIGRVDLEAIRPKKESVVDMIRVACYVKDVDKAIQHVKACADKGYETTINIMAISTALVPDLEEALKQLADAPVKAVYIVDSFGALYSEQIHFLVALYKKYLNPKGIEVGIHCHNNQQLGFGNTIEAIRKGANYLDATIFGIGRAAGNCPMELLLAFLKNPKFKLEPILEVIETEFIPLREKLEWGYIIPHMITGILNQHPRDAMALRAGKDKDKYVQFYRGALNGAELA is encoded by the coding sequence ATGTACAGACCAGAAATAAAAGTTCTTGACTGCACTATCCGTGACGGCGGCCTGATCAACGAATGCAATTTTGAAGACAAATTCGTTAGGGCGGTCTATCGCGCCTGTTCGCTGGCCGGAGTCGACTACATTGAGGTTGGCTACCAGGCGGATAAAAAGTTTTTTTCTCCGGATAAATACGGCAAATGGAAGTTCTGCGAAGAAGCCGATATCAGGAAGGCGATAGACGGGATCGAATCAAGATCAAAAATTTCCACCATGATCGATATCGGCCGGGTCGACCTTGAGGCGATCAGGCCGAAAAAAGAGAGCGTCGTCGACATGATCCGGGTCGCCTGCTATGTCAAAGACGTCGATAAAGCGATCCAGCATGTTAAAGCCTGCGCCGACAAGGGCTACGAGACGACCATTAACATCATGGCGATCTCGACCGCCCTGGTCCCCGATTTGGAAGAAGCCCTCAAACAATTGGCCGACGCGCCGGTCAAAGCGGTTTACATCGTCGATAGCTTCGGCGCTCTTTATTCCGAACAGATCCATTTTCTGGTCGCGCTTTACAAGAAATATCTCAATCCAAAAGGGATCGAAGTCGGGATCCACTGCCATAACAACCAACAGCTGGGCTTTGGCAACACGATCGAGGCGATCCGCAAGGGGGCCAACTATCTTGACGCGACGATCTTTGGGATCGGCAGAGCGGCGGGGAACTGTCCCATGGAGCTCCTGCTCGCTTTTTTAAAGAACCCCAAGTTTAAATTGGAGCCGATTTTGGAAGTGATCGAAACCGAATTTATCCCTCTGCGGGAAAAGCTCGAATGGGGTTACATCATCCCTCACATGATCACCGGGATCCTTAACCAGCACCCGCGGGACGCGATGGCGCTCCGGGCCGGAAAAGATAAAGACAAGTATGTTCAGTTTTACCGCGGCGCCTTGAACGGCGCTGAATTGGCGTAG
- a CDS encoding TolC family protein, producing the protein MRKIIIKSSIFFLFFLLIMAKAQSLTLKESVDFAMNNSPAVLAAHKKLSAANAKLAQAVGAFLPTVKLDANYGKSYSDPSVMQVTVATSQGAVTQDFTTGTDATVTAKGWGASLTQPLFVAALWPGYNIARNIVDLAQEEYKMAQLEVAFNVTQNYFGVLKAIKYVELSKESNEMAESHLNQIKMMLAAGVSTRADQLRGEVQLANSEVGLTKAKNALELAKDAFNNSLGRDLEQPVDLKDEGFTGTFSNLPEYKEVFRLALENRPDWRIYLFNENIARESLRVSQLEYLPTLLLSAQTGNRVTEYPGYGSSTNSWSVIGAASWTIFDGLGRENRIKEAVANLEAQKEAEEQVRNGVALEVRDVYLTLKSASETIASAKKAVASAEENQKVMTSRFASGAGTNIEVLDAQVSLTQARINYLQSLFDLETAKAKLNKVIGKEVVL; encoded by the coding sequence ATGAGAAAGATAATTATTAAATCTTCAATCTTCTTCCTTTTCTTCTTGCTGATCATGGCAAAAGCTCAGTCGCTGACCCTCAAAGAAAGCGTCGATTTCGCGATGAACAATAGCCCGGCTGTTTTAGCGGCGCATAAAAAGCTTTCAGCCGCTAACGCCAAGCTTGCGCAGGCGGTCGGCGCGTTCCTCCCAACTGTTAAACTTGACGCGAATTATGGCAAATCATACTCTGATCCTTCAGTCATGCAGGTGACGGTTGCCACTTCCCAGGGGGCAGTCACCCAGGACTTTACCACCGGGACGGACGCGACCGTCACCGCCAAGGGGTGGGGAGCCTCATTGACCCAGCCGCTTTTTGTCGCAGCTCTCTGGCCCGGTTACAACATTGCCAGGAATATTGTCGATCTGGCTCAGGAAGAATACAAAATGGCCCAACTTGAAGTGGCGTTCAATGTTACCCAAAATTATTTTGGGGTGTTAAAGGCGATCAAATATGTTGAATTATCTAAAGAATCGAATGAAATGGCCGAATCGCATTTGAACCAGATCAAAATGATGCTCGCGGCCGGGGTGTCAACCCGGGCTGACCAATTGCGGGGGGAGGTCCAGCTGGCCAACAGCGAAGTCGGTTTGACCAAAGCGAAAAATGCCCTGGAATTAGCCAAAGATGCTTTTAATAATTCGTTAGGCCGGGATCTGGAGCAGCCAGTTGACCTCAAGGACGAAGGTTTTACCGGAACTTTCTCAAATCTACCTGAATATAAAGAGGTTTTTCGGCTTGCCCTGGAGAACCGGCCTGATTGGCGGATCTATTTATTTAACGAAAATATTGCCAGGGAGTCTCTCCGCGTTTCCCAGTTGGAATATTTACCAACCCTTCTTTTATCTGCCCAGACAGGGAACCGGGTAACCGAGTATCCGGGATATGGCTCTTCAACCAATTCCTGGTCGGTGATTGGGGCAGCCTCCTGGACTATATTTGATGGGCTGGGTCGGGAGAATCGGATTAAAGAGGCGGTAGCCAATCTTGAGGCGCAAAAAGAGGCTGAAGAGCAGGTTCGCAACGGGGTTGCTCTGGAGGTTAGAGATGTTTATTTGACGCTCAAGAGCGCTTCGGAAACTATCGCCTCGGCCAAGAAAGCGGTCGCTTCCGCCGAAGAAAACCAAAAAGTAATGACATCCCGCTTTGCCTCCGGTGCCGGGACCAATATTGAGGTTTTAGATGCCCAGGTTTCTTTAACGCAGGCGCGGATAAATTATCTCCAGTCCCTTTTTGACCTGGAGACAGCCAAAGCGAAATTAAATAAAGTCATTGGAAAAGAGGTAGTGCTATGA
- a CDS encoding efflux RND transporter periplasmic adaptor subunit, which yields MKIKKNWIWVIVGVIIVLIGWRITVNWLNRDLVTVKASPVTQGAIEEIVAASGTVDAPIYELGTKIGGKVSSLKVKEGTYVRKGQLLAEFDSFEQARNDFERMQQLYKDGAASKQAYDASKTMFDASRIIAPNNGVVAKIDYREGETVIPGQPAIVVVNYDDAWVEAQIDEIDIANVKVGDKVAITSDVYSDKKFLGELYWIAPLAELRKVGGRVKMDEESYVFPSKIKFLNGRSELKANMTVNVEIVTKAKESAVVVPREALISKDDGQYVFTIKNNRAYEKRIEIGLRSYTSVEALSGVIPGEQVAVSNVAKLKNKGRVKVER from the coding sequence ATGAAAATCAAAAAGAATTGGATATGGGTAATTGTCGGGGTGATCATTGTTTTGATCGGCTGGAGGATTACGGTCAATTGGTTAAATCGGGACCTGGTAACGGTCAAAGCATCGCCGGTCACCCAGGGTGCGATTGAAGAAATTGTCGCGGCCAGCGGGACGGTTGATGCTCCGATCTATGAGTTGGGGACCAAGATCGGCGGGAAAGTTTCCAGTTTAAAGGTGAAAGAAGGCACTTATGTCCGAAAAGGCCAGCTGTTAGCCGAGTTTGACAGCTTCGAGCAGGCGCGGAACGACTTTGAGCGGATGCAGCAGTTGTATAAGGATGGAGCGGCCAGCAAGCAAGCCTATGATGCCTCTAAAACTATGTTTGACGCTTCCCGGATAATCGCCCCTAATAATGGGGTAGTCGCAAAGATCGATTACCGTGAAGGAGAAACGGTAATTCCCGGACAGCCGGCAATCGTGGTTGTTAATTATGATGATGCCTGGGTCGAGGCCCAGATCGACGAAATTGATATTGCCAATGTAAAAGTCGGCGACAAGGTCGCGATCACGTCCGATGTTTATTCTGATAAAAAATTCCTTGGCGAGCTCTACTGGATCGCCCCTCTGGCGGAATTGCGCAAGGTTGGCGGCAGGGTGAAAATGGACGAAGAGTCCTATGTTTTTCCAAGCAAGATAAAATTCCTCAATGGGAGGAGCGAATTGAAAGCGAACATGACTGTGAACGTGGAAATCGTGACCAAAGCGAAAGAGTCGGCGGTTGTGGTGCCGCGCGAAGCGTTGATCAGCAAGGATGACGGCCAATATGTGTTTACGATCAAGAACAACCGGGCGTATGAAAAACGGATCGAGATCGGCCTTCGTTCGTATACCAGCGTTGAAGCGCTAAGCGGGGTTATACCCGGCGAGCAGGTCGCGGTCTCCAATGTAGCCAAGCTAAAGAACAAGGGCAGGGTCAAAGTTGAGCGATAA
- a CDS encoding ABC transporter ATP-binding protein yields the protein MGKVEVKALQGISLIVTKGEFLSIMGPSGCGKSTMMHIVGCLDRPTTGHVLLDDVDIDELDDNSLADIRNKKVGFVFQTFNLLPKLSAVENVELPLIYAGLKPEERRARALELLALVDLKDRAYHRPSEMSGGQSQRVAIARALANNPSIIMADEPTGNLDSKSGAEIIHLFTELNKKGITLIMVTHDQDIANFSKRIVRLKDGLVVADEKVR from the coding sequence ATGGGGAAGGTCGAGGTCAAAGCGCTCCAGGGAATTAGCTTGATTGTGACCAAGGGAGAATTTCTCTCGATCATGGGACCATCGGGCTGCGGCAAGTCGACGATGATGCACATTGTCGGTTGTTTGGACCGCCCAACCACCGGACATGTGCTGTTAGATGACGTTGATATCGATGAGTTGGACGATAACAGCCTGGCCGATATCCGCAATAAAAAAGTTGGGTTTGTTTTTCAGACCTTCAATCTCCTGCCCAAATTGAGCGCGGTTGAAAACGTCGAGTTGCCCCTGATCTATGCCGGGCTCAAACCGGAAGAGCGTCGGGCGCGGGCGCTGGAATTGCTTGCCCTGGTCGATTTAAAAGATCGCGCCTACCACCGGCCTTCGGAAATGTCTGGCGGGCAAAGCCAGCGGGTAGCGATCGCCCGAGCCCTGGCCAACAATCCATCAATTATCATGGCCGATGAACCGACCGGTAATTTAGATTCAAAAAGCGGGGCCGAGATCATCCATCTTTTTACCGAGCTGAATAAAAAAGGGATTACCCTCATTATGGTTACTCACGATCAGGATATCGCAAATTTTAGCAAAAGGATCGTCCGGTTAAAAGACGGACTGGTCGTGGCTGACGAAAAAGTTCGATGA
- a CDS encoding ABC transporter permease, whose amino-acid sequence MINLVEPLKLASQSLLANKLRTILTTMGVVIGVAAVITLVSMGEGAKSYVLNQISGWGVGSNSITIQPGEGSGTSIPELTLTYEDMIAIRDKVKKIQYVMPELVGRGRIKYGKKEYTPGYTLGVSQDYPLAYKQKAVEGRFFSLAEDNGRKRVVVIGKTVVRNLFGNFSPIGEKIKINGIGYLVIGVLEEKGAMLSYDMDDMVLIPSSLAELTLGVKKIWEMMVTTYDDKDVPEVMSEIEKLLFARHRKIDFHMHTQAGLIDITNNILNALTGIVSAIAAISLLVGGIGIMNIMLVAVTERTREIGIRKAIGAKRRDIFLQFVMESILITISGAVLGISIGTLASWGIMSALKLEAVIAYNAAAIACFVALIVGLFFGVYPAMRAARLDPVDALRFEV is encoded by the coding sequence ATGATCAATCTTGTTGAGCCCCTTAAATTAGCCTCGCAATCTCTTCTTGCCAACAAACTTAGGACAATTTTAACGACCATGGGAGTGGTTATTGGGGTAGCGGCGGTCATTACTCTGGTCTCGATGGGAGAGGGGGCCAAGAGCTATGTTTTGAACCAGATCAGCGGTTGGGGTGTTGGGTCCAACAGTATTACCATTCAGCCCGGCGAAGGGTCAGGTACCAGCATTCCGGAACTTACCTTAACTTACGAGGATATGATCGCGATCAGAGATAAAGTGAAAAAGATCCAATACGTAATGCCGGAATTGGTCGGCCGTGGAAGGATCAAATACGGAAAGAAAGAGTATACGCCCGGTTATACCCTGGGGGTTTCCCAGGATTACCCGTTGGCATACAAGCAGAAAGCAGTTGAAGGGCGATTCTTTTCTTTGGCCGAAGATAATGGCCGAAAGAGAGTGGTGGTGATCGGTAAAACCGTGGTCCGTAATTTATTTGGAAATTTTTCTCCGATCGGCGAGAAGATCAAGATCAACGGGATTGGCTACCTTGTGATCGGGGTGCTTGAGGAAAAAGGGGCGATGCTTAGCTATGACATGGACGATATGGTCTTGATCCCATCATCGCTGGCGGAATTGACTTTGGGGGTCAAAAAGATCTGGGAGATGATGGTTACAACCTATGATGATAAAGATGTGCCGGAAGTCATGAGCGAGATAGAAAAACTGCTTTTTGCCCGGCACCGCAAGATCGATTTTCATATGCATACCCAGGCCGGGCTGATCGACATCACCAATAATATTCTTAATGCCCTGACCGGGATCGTTAGCGCAATTGCGGCAATCTCTCTGCTTGTCGGCGGGATCGGGATCATGAACATCATGCTGGTGGCGGTGACCGAGCGGACCCGCGAGATCGGGATCCGCAAGGCGATCGGCGCCAAGCGGCGGGATATTTTTCTGCAGTTTGTCATGGAGTCGATTTTGATCACTATAAGTGGAGCAGTTTTGGGGATTTCTATCGGGACCCTGGCTTCCTGGGGGATAATGAGCGCCTTAAAATTAGAAGCGGTCATTGCCTACAATGCCGCGGCAATTGCTTGTTTTGTCGCTCTGATCGTTGGCCTGTTCTTTGGGGTTTATCCGGCGATGCGGGCCGCCAGGCTTGATCCGGTAGACGCGTTGAGGTTTGAGGTATGA
- a CDS encoding ABC transporter permease, whose product MIFFLWESMKQAWRALLLNKVRSTLTMLGVIIGIFSVITLVTIGEGAKKYVTDQVQSLGAGYDSFIMVAGKDNSVPPNPKFVYADINLIKSRIPEVKDIVALNPGSGDIYYGKKKYKAPVVIGTTANNMALMGWGISYGRFFNEAEVESRKKVAVIGPKIANEIFGGSSALGEKIKIRGSNYLIIGVAEAKGSIGVFDMDARVIIPVTTAQNMMGTSNIMRMNIFPKEISKMDEVKAKVQALMERRLGNDDFRFITQKGILDIVNNILAVLTGFVSGIAAISLLVGGIGIMNIMLVAVNERVREIGVRKAIGAKSRDIILQFLVESMMISLFGGMLGIILGLAGAFLIMFFIKGTLVIAWWAVILATVVSAVVGIFFGVYPAVRAARLDPVIALRYE is encoded by the coding sequence ATGATCTTTTTTCTTTGGGAGAGCATGAAGCAGGCGTGGCGGGCGCTCTTGTTAAACAAAGTGCGAAGCACGCTGACGATGCTTGGGGTGATCATCGGGATATTTTCGGTGATCACGCTGGTGACGATCGGAGAAGGGGCAAAGAAGTATGTGACCGACCAGGTCCAGAGCCTCGGCGCCGGCTACGATTCGTTTATCATGGTTGCCGGAAAGGATAATTCGGTCCCGCCAAACCCGAAGTTTGTTTATGCTGATATTAACTTGATCAAGTCCCGGATCCCCGAGGTTAAAGACATTGTCGCCTTAAATCCTGGGAGCGGTGATATTTATTACGGCAAGAAAAAATATAAAGCCCCGGTGGTCATTGGGACAACCGCCAACAATATGGCTTTAATGGGTTGGGGGATTTCTTACGGCCGCTTTTTTAACGAGGCCGAGGTTGAATCGCGCAAAAAAGTCGCGGTGATCGGGCCTAAAATTGCCAACGAGATATTTGGCGGGAGTTCCGCTTTGGGAGAAAAGATCAAGATCAGGGGGAGCAATTACCTGATCATTGGTGTGGCGGAAGCCAAAGGGAGCATTGGGGTTTTTGATATGGACGCCAGGGTGATCATTCCGGTCACCACTGCGCAAAATATGATGGGGACCAGCAATATCATGAGAATGAATATCTTTCCAAAAGAGATCTCCAAAATGGACGAGGTTAAAGCCAAGGTCCAGGCTTTAATGGAGCGCCGTCTTGGGAACGATGATTTTCGCTTTATTACCCAAAAAGGGATCCTTGATATTGTCAACAACATTTTGGCGGTCTTAACCGGTTTTGTTTCGGGTATCGCGGCGATTTCTCTTTTAGTTGGCGGGATCGGGATCATGAACATTATGCTGGTCGCGGTCAACGAGAGGGTCCGTGAGATCGGGGTCCGCAAGGCGATCGGCGCCAAAAGCCGGGACATTATTCTGCAGTTTTTGGTTGAATCAATGATGATCAGTCTGTTTGGCGGTATGTTGGGGATTATTTTAGGTTTGGCCGGGGCATTCCTGATAATGTTCTTTATCAAAGGGACGCTGGTCATTGCCTGGTGGGCGGTAATTTTAGCGACCGTTGTTTCAGCGGTTGTGGGGATCTTTTTCGGGGTCTATCCGGCGGTCAGAGCGGCGAGGCTTGATCCGGTCATCGCCCTGCGCTACGAATGA
- a CDS encoding response regulator: protein MAEILVADDQESMRHIISDLLKRAGHSVKSTEDGIQALEALKISPFNLVVADVNMPGMDGLEFLRHVRLNYPATKVVFITGMEEETIKTGTEGFHLDGLILKPFKEENALAAINEALAAHS, encoded by the coding sequence ATGGCTGAAATCCTAGTCGCTGACGACCAGGAGAGTATGCGGCATATCATTTCAGATCTGCTCAAACGAGCCGGCCACTCGGTCAAGAGCACTGAAGACGGCATCCAGGCGCTGGAAGCGCTCAAAATCTCCCCTTTTAACCTGGTGGTGGCCGATGTCAACATGCCGGGCATGGATGGCTTGGAATTTCTCCGCCACGTCCGGCTCAACTACCCCGCAACCAAGGTTGTCTTTATTACCGGAATGGAAGAAGAAACAATTAAAACGGGAACTGAAGGTTTTCACCTTGATGGACTGATCTTAAAGCCTTTTAAAGAGGAAAACGCGCTAGCGGCAATCAACGAGGCGCTGGCGGCTCATTCGTAG
- a CDS encoding TlpA family protein disulfide reductase, whose product MKRLLIFFAAAILLIGAATADVSSNLGLELPTIELPALDGKLTSLQDNEKTVLVFFTSWSKSSQSNLAYLQSLREKENLINIVGISFDKKAKTVQDFVAENKISFPILIDKKLTSINKLKLLVIPTTFCINSSGVIEKIFVDYDDNVKKALAEWLKS is encoded by the coding sequence ATGAAAAGATTATTGATATTTTTTGCCGCGGCTATATTACTTATTGGCGCGGCAACCGCGGATGTTTCTTCCAACCTCGGCCTAGAGCTCCCAACGATTGAGCTACCAGCCTTGGACGGCAAACTGACCTCCCTCCAAGACAATGAAAAAACCGTTCTGGTCTTTTTTACCAGTTGGAGCAAATCGAGCCAAAGCAACCTTGCTTACCTGCAAAGCCTCCGGGAAAAAGAAAACTTAATTAATATTGTCGGGATTTCCTTTGATAAAAAAGCAAAAACTGTTCAGGATTTTGTCGCGGAAAATAAAATCTCCTTTCCGATCCTGATTGACAAAAAACTTACTTCGATCAACAAACTGAAACTGCTGGTTATCCCCACAACTTTTTGCATTAATTCCAGCGGAGTGATCGAAAAGATCTTTGTCGACTACGATGACAATGTTAAAAAGGCGCTGGCTGAATGGCTGAAATCCTAG